The sequence TGCTGCAAAGAAGCCAAAGATATCATAATGCATTGAGAGAATGGCAGGCCTATCAATCGTGGAAAAAAAATAGAAATCCTCAGAGAGCAGAAACCGAAAAATTATCGGGTTATGACCTCAAACATGGAATGCACTGTATTAGATTATTACGTAGTGGTTTAGAAATATTACGCAATCAAGAAGTTATCGTAGACAGAAATAAAATCGGCGATGCAGCAAGTTTAAAAGCAATTCTTAACGGCGAATACTCCTACGAACAACTAATGCAAATGGCTGAAGATTTGGTAGCCGAAATGGAAACAGTTTATGACGAATCAACCTTACGCCATAAACCAGATTTAGAACAGATTAATGATTTATGTATTGAATTAGTAGAAATGCAAGGGTTTTAATCAGTTAGCAGTGAACAGTGAACAGTGAGCAGTTTTCAACCGGAGGATGTGGATCTTCAATTATCAGTTACCCTTCACAAAAACAAAATTATCTTACGTCGGTGAATTTTGAATTTCTGTAAATTATGAATGATAGGGCATGGAGCATTGGGCGTTGGGCATGGGGGATTAGGTATGGGAGAATAAAAGTTAGAAAAAACTGTTAACCACTAACCACTAACCACTAACAACTAACTTTTATAATATGCAAATTACCCAATGTTTGCACGCAGCAATTCTTGTGACTGATTTAAACCGTAGCGAAAAATTTTACGGTGAGATTCTCAAACTACCTCAAACAGAACGTTCGCGAAATTTTCCCGGTAGCTGGTATCAAGTTGGTGAATATCAGTTACACCTAATAGTTACATCCCAAGTTTCTAACCAACCAAAACACGAAAAATGGGGACGCAACCCCCACATTGCTTTTTCAGTTGCCGACTTAGATGCCGCCAAAGAGCGATTATTAAAATATAATTGCCCAATCCAACCAAGTGCTTCTGGTCGTCGAGCATTATTCA comes from Rivularia sp. PCC 7116 and encodes:
- a CDS encoding VOC family protein; the protein is MQITQCLHAAILVTDLNRSEKFYGEILKLPQTERSRNFPGSWYQVGEYQLHLIVTSQVSNQPKHEKWGRNPHIAFSVADLDAAKERLLKYNCPIQPSASGRRALFTQDPDGNIIELSEQQ